The Haloprofundus salinisoli genome includes a region encoding these proteins:
- a CDS encoding SDR family NAD(P)-dependent oxidoreductase, with product MIEENGGEAVAVEPDLTDGEAVAALGDAVEKRFGRVDVLVNKAGIRIEGGPLTDVDTAAIERIVDVNLTGIMRACKHLIPPLMADTGGGTIVIISSANAEVGPSGWGPYDASKAGLLALTRNMAADHAADDIRVNTQVNATDDVVVYEANVSGLTAFALATNAPEESTTITEAPLTENDSLRNPPRRQSRPPRPTHPDSVST from the coding sequence TTGATCGAGGAGAACGGCGGCGAGGCAGTTGCGGTCGAACCCGACCTCACCGACGGCGAGGCCGTTGCTGCCCTTGGAGACGCCGTCGAGAAACGATTCGGTCGCGTCGATGTCCTCGTGAACAAAGCCGGCATCAGAATCGAAGGAGGGCCGCTGACCGACGTCGATACCGCGGCGATCGAGCGGATTGTCGACGTGAATCTCACTGGAATCATGCGAGCGTGTAAACATCTCATCCCCCCCCTCATGGCCGACACGGGCGGCGGTACGATAGTCATCATCTCGTCGGCGAACGCGGAAGTCGGCCCCTCGGGCTGGGGACCCTACGACGCGTCGAAGGCAGGCCTCTTGGCACTCACCCGTAACATGGCTGCCGACCACGCAGCGGACGACATCCGCGTGAACACGCAAGTGAACGCAACTGATGACGTCGTGGTCTATGAGGCGAACGTTTCGGGTCTCACCGCGTTCGCACTGGCAACCAACGCACCCGAGGAATCCACGACCATCACCGAAGCACCGCTCACGGAGAACGATTCACTGCGGAACCCACCCCGACGACAATCTCGACCACCACGACCGACACACCCGGATTCGGTCTCGACCTGA
- a CDS encoding helix-turn-helix transcriptional regulator: MTGPTEDIEFLARSQNRIAVLDLLHESPASRTTLQDRLDIDRVTLGRILTAFEDRKWVVDNGSQYATTFLGDLVADKFSEFRAFMATTRDLQPLVGSLPIDMFDFSLHRLTEGTVTTTAEGDPYAPVRRFMELLCDTDSLSGYDTTTVAPIYVEEIREQILNGMTTEIVYRPPVIDQLVSDYRKEVAGAVNSGHLTLWVVEELPCGLAIFDDCIAIGVYDVETGMLEVLVESDDPVVREWALRSFATVRDTAIPLAEWLDEPL; this comes from the coding sequence ATGACCGGTCCGACTGAAGACATCGAGTTTCTTGCCCGCTCGCAGAATCGGATCGCAGTTTTGGATTTGCTTCACGAGTCTCCGGCATCTAGAACAACCCTCCAAGACCGCCTGGACATCGATCGCGTCACGCTCGGACGTATTCTCACGGCGTTCGAGGACCGCAAGTGGGTCGTCGATAACGGCAGCCAATACGCTACAACCTTCCTTGGCGACCTCGTCGCCGACAAATTCAGCGAGTTCCGGGCGTTCATGGCGACTACTCGAGACTTGCAGCCGCTCGTCGGGTCTCTTCCCATCGATATGTTCGACTTCTCGTTGCATCGGCTCACCGAAGGGACGGTGACGACTACCGCCGAGGGCGACCCCTATGCACCCGTTCGACGGTTCATGGAGCTACTATGCGACACTGACTCGCTTTCCGGGTACGACACCACGACAGTAGCACCCATCTACGTGGAGGAGATTCGCGAGCAAATCCTAAACGGCATGACCACCGAAATCGTGTACCGTCCGCCAGTAATTGACCAACTCGTCTCGGACTACCGCAAGGAGGTGGCCGGAGCCGTTAACAGCGGACACTTGACGCTGTGGGTCGTCGAAGAGTTGCCCTGTGGCCTGGCTATCTTCGACGATTGCATCGCTATCGGTGTCTATGACGTGGAGACGGGAATGCTCGAGGTACTAGTCGAAAGCGATGACCCCGTAGTCCGAGAGTGGGCGCTCAGAAGCTTTGCTACTGTTCGTGATACCGCCATTCCCTTGGCCGAGTGGCTCGACGAACCACTCTGA
- a CDS encoding ArsR/SmtB family transcription factor, giving the protein MVEQPSDDLDLDLDAIFQALAHPTRRELLEQLADGPESVSELADPHDVSLAAVSKHLQVLKEAGLIEVEKDGRVRRCHLNAAPLSAAFGWLTRYRVFWEDRFDALAIHLEEEDQ; this is encoded by the coding sequence ATGGTTGAACAGCCCTCGGACGACCTCGACCTCGACTTGGACGCAATCTTCCAAGCGCTTGCCCACCCGACCCGTCGGGAACTCCTCGAACAGCTTGCCGATGGCCCTGAGAGTGTCAGTGAACTCGCCGACCCTCACGACGTCTCTTTGGCGGCAGTGTCGAAACATCTGCAGGTGCTGAAGGAGGCGGGTCTAATCGAAGTCGAGAAGGACGGACGGGTTCGCCGATGCCACCTCAACGCAGCGCCGTTGAGCGCGGCTTTCGGTTGGCTGACCCGCTACCGCGTCTTCTGGGAGGATCGATTCGACGCGCTTGCCATCCACCTGGAGGAAGAAGACCAATGA
- a CDS encoding putative phosphothreonine lyase domain-containg protein: MVVERPPTEITEEGWYWLRAKDVTGFPRIARDTYFPTHDVIRPAETTEADSPDSENEALRRIGRKALDESYLSGKWIIEQSPNRTDALWNDIIDDVSAEYFWDAKVTTVFGREAFEEELHAILVYTPNYFDKADVVRVRERLRDTHGITEEICYKTDIFTLLGLYEETLDETGVSDAARFVE, encoded by the coding sequence ATGGTAGTTGAGCGTCCTCCCACAGAAATTACTGAGGAAGGGTGGTACTGGCTTCGGGCAAAGGACGTTACTGGATTCCCTCGAATTGCTCGTGACACGTACTTCCCTACACATGATGTCATCCGGCCAGCGGAGACGACTGAAGCCGATAGTCCAGACTCAGAGAACGAAGCGCTACGCCGGATCGGTCGAAAAGCGCTGGACGAGTCGTATCTAAGTGGAAAGTGGATTATCGAGCAGTCTCCAAACAGAACCGATGCCCTCTGGAACGACATCATCGACGACGTTTCAGCGGAGTACTTCTGGGATGCGAAGGTCACGACAGTTTTCGGACGAGAAGCATTCGAGGAAGAACTACATGCGATTCTCGTCTACACTCCGAATTATTTCGACAAGGCTGACGTAGTGCGAGTTCGAGAACGCCTTCGCGATACCCATGGAATCACTGAAGAAATATGTTATAAAACAGATATATTCACGCTATTGGGACTCTACGAAGAAACGCTCGATGAGACGGGGGTATCCGATGCGGCCAGATTCGTAGAATAA
- a CDS encoding SRPBCC family protein, with amino-acid sequence MTDEQRSTEMGTETTLTVEPDSQTIEIARTFEASRQRVFEVYTDPELIPEWWGPRNYSTSVDEMDVRPGGIWRFLNYDGDGNEYGFHGVYHDIVEPERIVQTFEFEGTPGRVQLETATFDEQDGKTRLTAQSVFQSIEDRDAMLESGMEDGARETWERFAELLGSIEGATTR; translated from the coding sequence ATGACCGACGAACAAAGGAGTACAGAAATGGGAACCGAAACGACGCTGACGGTTGAGCCGGACAGCCAAACGATCGAGATCGCGAGAACATTCGAGGCATCACGGCAACGCGTCTTCGAGGTATACACGGATCCAGAATTGATTCCGGAGTGGTGGGGACCGAGAAACTACTCGACGTCCGTTGACGAGATGGACGTGCGGCCCGGTGGAATCTGGCGGTTCCTCAATTACGACGGAGACGGTAACGAGTACGGCTTCCACGGTGTCTACCACGACATCGTCGAACCAGAACGGATTGTACAGACGTTCGAATTCGAGGGCACACCCGGACGCGTCCAACTCGAGACCGCGACGTTCGACGAACAGGACGGCAAGACACGGCTGACGGCTCAGTCTGTTTTTCAGTCTATAGAAGACCGCGATGCAATGCTTGAATCAGGAATGGAGGACGGCGCTCGAGAGACATGGGAGCGGTTTGCAGAGTTACTGGGGTCGATAGAGGGGGCGACTACCCGATGA
- a CDS encoding DUF7386 family protein, translated as MTKRTSLKLTDDRQLLLEQAREIVASNPSDDPPMSVVIDAALTHLVQSRENLEDVRDEYPPQTVKNCCNTDVVGLRYRTSIESRWR; from the coding sequence ATGACCAAACGGACCAGCCTGAAGTTGACCGACGACCGCCAGCTGTTGTTAGAGCAAGCCAGGGAAATCGTGGCAAGTAATCCGAGTGACGATCCGCCGATGTCAGTGGTGATCGACGCGGCGCTGACGCACTTGGTGCAGAGTCGAGAGAATTTAGAGGACGTTCGAGACGAGTATCCGCCGCAGACGGTGAAGAACTGCTGTAATACTGACGTGGTTGGGTTGAGGTATCGGACGAGTATTGAGAGTCGCTGGCGGTGA
- a CDS encoding CPBP family intramembrane glutamic endopeptidase, translating to MIIGSFGPFVAALVVARATGEWDMFKARLFRWRVSLRWYLLVLALPVTTFALAYGTHLVLGGAPFDATRGLPLTALPGVFLVTLLVGGGNEEPGWRGYALDELEARFGPLTGTLILGALWALWHFPAFLDPASSQNTVPLLAWMIGVFLNTIVLTWLFNHTQSIIIAALYHAFFNVVGIWPATAMPLEQFARLYWIAVLLYGAFVIALLLATRATLGFTSQPPLTARTKTVSTEN from the coding sequence ATGATTATCGGGTCGTTCGGTCCGTTCGTCGCTGCTCTCGTCGTCGCTCGTGCAACCGGTGAGTGGGACATGTTCAAAGCACGGCTGTTCCGATGGCGGGTGAGTCTTCGCTGGTATCTCCTCGTGCTTGCGCTTCCGGTGACGACCTTCGCTCTCGCCTATGGCACCCACCTCGTCCTCGGTGGCGCTCCGTTCGACGCTACTCGTGGGCTTCCGCTCACTGCGCTCCCTGGGGTCTTTCTCGTGACGCTCCTCGTCGGTGGCGGGAACGAGGAGCCCGGATGGCGCGGATATGCGCTCGACGAACTCGAAGCACGATTTGGCCCGCTAACCGGGACACTCATCCTCGGTGCGCTGTGGGCGCTCTGGCACTTCCCCGCCTTCCTTGACCCCGCCAGCTCACAGAACACGGTGCCGCTTCTCGCGTGGATGATCGGCGTCTTCCTGAACACCATCGTCTTGACATGGTTGTTCAACCATACTCAGAGTATCATCATCGCGGCGCTCTACCACGCCTTCTTCAACGTCGTCGGCATCTGGCCTGCCACTGCCATGCCCCTAGAGCAGTTCGCTCGGCTCTATTGGATCGCCGTCCTCCTCTATGGCGCCTTCGTCATTGCACTACTGTTAGCGACGCGTGCAACCCTCGGCTTTACGTCCCAGCCGCCTCTCACCGCCCGGACCAAGACGGTCAGTACTGAAAACTAA
- a CDS encoding DUF3368 domain-containing protein — MIMLAKREHITVSEATDTIDSMVNNGWYYAPNLYTIIVQKLETLRE; from the coding sequence GTGATAATGCTCGCGAAGCGGGAGCACATCACGGTAAGTGAGGCGACAGATACCATCGACTCGATGGTCAACAATGGATGGTACTATGCTCCGAACCTCTACACCATAATCGTCCAGAAACTCGAGACACTCAGAGAGTAA
- a CDS encoding YndJ family protein translates to MTVAGFLCWAIASALVTISALSLDGPATATLAISLAVFVVVPLVARLADLPFRTGRRSRWYRAASFCSLPSALAAVASLSLPAGSIAALLAVPWFVVTSLLAVFGLQRGFPNTHRPAELAVSVALLYLPVAGLALVAHRADVTFGFGATTMLLTVVHYHYAGCALPAFVGLLGRESGESRTYHVLLAIVLVGPGIIGLGIAFSPMIELVAAGVFGIVVAGVAVYTLVLVSSRDGIGYVFVSVAAVTITISMGVVVAYLATRLTLITLVTFDTMLRGHGWLNAVGFALVGLVGWRVLNPPTEAPLLGMPISQIISNGRVGADYLDRYDLVANGNTTGMVDGFTAFNSSTFESSQIEASVRAFYERTANYDLRIEPTWERGFRLGARLYARLSRRIEQMNFPIDDRDSDKLSSRIIPIGDRADGRENVRAWVRTYDETGAAIYVALYATHRFDDQPYMNIAFPLPYSNLTSVLTVEPLGVADSDGVVLSTKGGGDAGIYVRTPVGPLRIPMNETIRVWVSGMGDAFPEGFDDDGSDLFARHEVTLFGRRFLRLDYRIVEVQ, encoded by the coding sequence GTGACCGTCGCAGGCTTCCTTTGCTGGGCCATCGCTTCAGCACTTGTCACGATTTCTGCGCTCTCATTAGACGGGCCGGCAACCGCTACGCTGGCCATCTCACTGGCCGTATTCGTGGTTGTTCCGCTGGTTGCACGACTCGCTGATCTTCCGTTTCGAACGGGAAGGCGGTCACGGTGGTATCGAGCAGCCTCGTTTTGTAGTCTTCCATCGGCCCTCGCCGCAGTTGCCTCACTTTCCCTACCAGCCGGTTCCATCGCGGCCCTCCTCGCCGTCCCGTGGTTCGTCGTAACCAGCCTGCTCGCTGTCTTCGGTCTTCAACGAGGCTTCCCGAATACCCACCGGCCCGCTGAACTCGCAGTCAGTGTCGCACTTTTGTACCTTCCAGTCGCGGGCCTCGCGCTTGTGGCTCACCGCGCCGATGTGACGTTTGGATTCGGTGCGACGACGATGCTTCTCACCGTCGTACATTACCACTATGCCGGCTGCGCGCTCCCAGCGTTCGTCGGCCTACTCGGTCGTGAATCTGGCGAGTCGAGAACCTACCACGTACTGCTCGCAATCGTGTTGGTTGGCCCCGGCATCATCGGTCTCGGAATCGCGTTCTCACCGATGATCGAGCTGGTAGCAGCAGGCGTATTCGGGATTGTTGTCGCCGGGGTCGCAGTCTATACACTCGTCTTAGTTTCTTCCCGAGATGGGATCGGTTATGTGTTCGTCAGCGTCGCAGCCGTCACAATCACCATCTCCATGGGAGTTGTCGTAGCCTATCTCGCTACCCGTTTAACGTTGATTACGCTCGTCACGTTCGATACCATGCTTCGGGGCCACGGATGGCTCAATGCCGTGGGATTTGCGTTAGTAGGACTCGTCGGCTGGCGGGTGCTTAATCCCCCGACTGAGGCCCCACTGCTTGGGATGCCCATCAGTCAGATTATTTCGAACGGTCGTGTCGGTGCTGACTACCTTGACCGCTACGACCTCGTCGCAAACGGAAATACGACAGGGATGGTCGATGGATTCACCGCGTTCAACAGTTCAACCTTCGAGTCGAGTCAGATAGAAGCAAGCGTTAGAGCGTTCTACGAGCGGACTGCAAATTACGATCTCCGTATTGAGCCAACGTGGGAGCGTGGATTCCGTCTCGGTGCTCGGCTGTATGCACGGCTCAGTCGCCGCATCGAACAGATGAATTTTCCAATTGATGACCGTGATTCAGATAAACTCTCGAGTAGAATCATTCCCATAGGTGATCGCGCCGACGGTCGTGAGAACGTCCGTGCTTGGGTCCGGACGTACGACGAAACAGGCGCGGCGATATACGTCGCCTTGTACGCAACCCACCGGTTCGACGACCAACCGTATATGAACATCGCGTTTCCGCTCCCGTATTCGAACCTAACGAGCGTGCTGACGGTCGAACCTCTCGGTGTAGCTGATTCCGATGGGGTTGTTCTCTCGACGAAAGGAGGTGGCGATGCGGGAATATACGTTCGAACACCGGTCGGTCCACTTCGGATACCGATGAATGAGACAATCCGCGTCTGGGTCTCCGGCATGGGTGATGCGTTTCCCGAGGGGTTCGATGATGACGGCTCGGACCTCTTTGCCCGTCATGAGGTGACCTTATTCGGTCGGCGGTTTCTCCGCCTTGATTATCGGATAGTTGAGGTTCAATAG
- a CDS encoding helix-turn-helix domain-containing protein, whose protein sequence is MDEEPGQSEQSESGQTQQQAVDNYIQSVQPPPAAILEMDFIFDALAHPRRRYILYSLLSNSRWSLTELATKLVAWEHEIPEEDVSNFDRNEMYTSLYHSHIPKLMELDIVEFDNGEVEETIVADFNAIQVLSVLQGAGASLDSAQEIHARQDYQGG, encoded by the coding sequence ATGGACGAAGAGCCGGGGCAGTCTGAGCAGTCTGAGAGCGGACAGACACAACAACAAGCTGTCGATAACTACATCCAAAGTGTCCAGCCGCCACCAGCAGCCATTCTGGAGATGGATTTCATCTTCGATGCGCTCGCACACCCACGGCGGCGCTACATCCTCTACTCGCTCCTCTCAAACTCGCGCTGGTCGCTCACAGAGTTGGCGACGAAACTCGTCGCATGGGAGCACGAAATCCCTGAGGAGGACGTCTCTAACTTCGACCGCAACGAGATGTACACCTCCCTCTATCATTCTCACATTCCGAAGCTGATGGAGTTGGACATCGTCGAGTTCGACAATGGTGAGGTCGAGGAGACAATCGTCGCAGACTTCAACGCCATACAGGTGCTCTCGGTATTACAAGGAGCAGGGGCGAGCCTCGACAGCGCACAGGAAATCCACGCACGGCAGGACTATCAAGGAGGGTAA
- a CDS encoding flavin-containing monooxygenase: MIERHDTVVIGGGQAGLATGYYLQQHDQDFVILDASDRVGDAWRARWDSLQVFTPARYSSLPGMNFPGSPYTFPPKDEVADYLETYAQRFDLPVELGVRVDGLKRSGDGFLVTAGDRRIKAANVVVAMASYQVPKVPDFGAELSDDVVQLHTSDYRNPDQLQDGDVLIVGAGNSGAEIALDVASEHRTWLSGRDVGHIPFHIDSWVGRHLGVPFVMRVLFHRIFTTKTPIGRRIRPKVLSQGGPLVRTKPSDLAAAGVERVPRTTGVRDGCPVVGDDDVLDVKNVIWCTGFRPDFSWIELPIFDGGEQSKEPVHVRGVVPDEPGLYFVGLFFLYAMTSGLLTGVGRDAEYVVDHLTSTARQQPRPSSTGSVDRLPQ; the protein is encoded by the coding sequence ATGATCGAACGACATGACACCGTCGTCATCGGTGGGGGCCAGGCCGGACTGGCGACTGGGTACTATCTACAGCAGCACGACCAGGACTTCGTCATCCTCGATGCGAGCGACCGCGTCGGCGACGCATGGCGGGCCCGCTGGGACTCCCTTCAGGTATTCACGCCCGCCCGCTACTCGAGCCTTCCGGGGATGAACTTTCCAGGCTCACCGTACACCTTCCCCCCGAAGGACGAGGTGGCCGACTACCTGGAGACCTATGCCCAGCGGTTCGACCTGCCCGTCGAACTTGGCGTCCGGGTGGACGGGCTGAAACGGAGCGGCGATGGCTTCCTCGTCACCGCGGGCGACCGACGAATCAAGGCGGCCAACGTCGTGGTAGCGATGGCGAGCTACCAGGTCCCGAAGGTCCCGGATTTCGGGGCGGAGCTCTCCGACGACGTCGTCCAACTGCACACGAGCGACTACCGTAACCCCGATCAGCTCCAGGACGGGGACGTGCTCATCGTCGGGGCAGGCAACTCCGGTGCCGAGATCGCCCTCGACGTCGCCTCCGAGCATAGAACGTGGCTGTCGGGCCGGGATGTCGGCCACATACCGTTCCACATCGACTCGTGGGTCGGCCGTCACCTCGGGGTCCCGTTCGTGATGCGTGTGCTCTTCCACCGGATCTTCACGACGAAAACGCCGATCGGGCGTCGTATTCGCCCGAAGGTGCTCTCACAGGGCGGTCCGCTGGTTCGCACGAAGCCGAGTGACCTGGCCGCGGCTGGCGTCGAACGGGTGCCTCGCACGACCGGCGTTCGCGACGGTTGCCCCGTCGTCGGGGATGACGACGTTCTCGACGTCAAGAACGTCATCTGGTGCACTGGCTTCCGCCCTGACTTTTCGTGGATAGAGCTCCCGATCTTCGACGGAGGGGAACAGTCCAAGGAGCCCGTCCACGTGCGCGGCGTCGTCCCGGACGAACCGGGACTGTACTTCGTCGGCCTGTTCTTCCTGTACGCAATGACGTCTGGGCTGCTCACCGGCGTCGGCAGGGACGCGGAGTACGTCGTCGACCACCTGACGTCGACAGCGCGGCAGCAGCCTCGTCCGAGTTCCACCGGATCGGTGGACAGACTCCCACAGTAA
- a CDS encoding endonuclease/exonuclease/phosphatase family protein, with the protein MRVMSWNVDGTFPPAGSPKKIEQRVQWLASLEHLPEILLLQEVNPHRQELWYDLLRNNLGYKAMTDTLDQALALDNSNGHITAIAGDWNLSDNKAQLGKADAPIALEDRELAFPEKFLVTDLAHPAGNIEVLNIRAVPGGEHGVEKLKLLEAAFDWVEAADERPRILAGDLNTPRQSWPTDRPSPSVTIGSQICAAGAWPPSRTC; encoded by the coding sequence ATGAGGGTGATGTCTTGGAATGTTGATGGAACCTTCCCTCCAGCAGGCTCGCCAAAGAAAATCGAACAACGGGTCCAATGGTTAGCGAGTCTTGAACATCTCCCAGAGATACTTCTCCTCCAGGAAGTCAACCCCCACCGCCAGGAACTGTGGTACGACCTTCTGCGGAACAACCTTGGCTACAAGGCGATGACGGACACACTTGACCAGGCTCTCGCACTGGACAACAGCAACGGCCACATCACCGCCATCGCTGGCGATTGGAACCTCTCGGACAACAAAGCCCAATTAGGGAAGGCCGACGCACCTATCGCCCTCGAAGACCGGGAGCTGGCATTCCCAGAGAAGTTCCTTGTCACCGACCTCGCTCACCCAGCCGGCAACATTGAGGTATTGAATATCCGGGCGGTCCCCGGCGGCGAGCACGGAGTTGAGAAGCTCAAACTCCTAGAGGCAGCCTTCGACTGGGTCGAGGCTGCTGACGAGCGCCCTCGGATCTTGGCTGGCGACCTGAACACCCCAAGGCAGAGCTGGCCGACGGACAGGCCGTCACCTTCTGTGACTATCGGAAGCCAAATCTGCGCCGCCGGGGCATGGCCGCCGAGCAGAACCTGTTGA
- a CDS encoding PhzF family phenazine biosynthesis protein, which produces MSTNRVHFLDVFAQGKYTGNQLAVVRDASNLSTDEMLAFTRETNFSEATFIESPDTTEAGYDVRIFDPAEEIPFAGHPTLGTAFVIRKHLRDDLPEEVVLNLGVGQIPVWVENHDGYETYWMRQIQPTFEDEFSSELFGDILGLDTADIDDSHPIRLVSTGLPTVVVPLTSLSAVQRAEPQLEPYYNRLIDSYGNLNVLVFSSETSEDNDLHVRVFADCAGVPEDPATGSSNGCLAAYLVEHDYFDTDEIEVTVEQGYEMDRPSLLQLRAAKVTDGINVEVGGRVISVLDGQLR; this is translated from the coding sequence ATGTCGACCAACCGAGTTCATTTCCTGGATGTATTCGCACAGGGGAAGTACACAGGAAACCAACTGGCGGTCGTCCGTGACGCATCGAACTTGTCTACTGATGAGATGCTCGCCTTCACCCGTGAGACAAACTTCTCCGAAGCGACATTCATCGAATCGCCCGACACGACAGAAGCCGGATACGATGTCCGAATCTTTGACCCCGCTGAGGAGATCCCCTTCGCCGGCCACCCAACACTCGGAACGGCATTCGTAATTCGTAAACACCTCCGAGACGATCTTCCGGAGGAAGTTGTGCTTAATCTCGGCGTCGGTCAGATTCCCGTTTGGGTTGAAAACCACGACGGCTACGAGACCTACTGGATGCGGCAAATTCAGCCGACCTTCGAGGACGAGTTCTCATCGGAACTGTTCGGAGATATTCTCGGTCTCGACACAGCGGATATCGATGACTCCCACCCGATCAGGCTTGTCTCGACGGGTCTTCCCACCGTCGTTGTCCCCTTGACCTCCCTCAGTGCCGTCCAACGAGCCGAGCCCCAACTGGAACCGTACTATAATCGACTCATCGATTCCTACGGCAACTTGAACGTGCTCGTGTTCTCTTCTGAGACGTCTGAGGACAACGACCTGCATGTTCGAGTATTCGCTGACTGCGCTGGCGTCCCAGAAGACCCCGCTACAGGCTCCTCGAACGGTTGCCTCGCCGCCTACCTCGTCGAGCACGACTACTTCGACACGGACGAGATCGAGGTCACCGTTGAACAGGGCTACGAGATGGATCGCCCCTCACTCCTCCAACTTCGAGCGGCGAAAGTGACAGATGGTATTAACGTCGAAGTCGGAGGGCGCGTGATTTCTGTCTTAGATGGACAACTTCGATAA
- a CDS encoding antibiotic biosynthesis monooxygenase family protein: protein MYLVTFRLAPGEYDAEFHELNDAIQAAAEDTEGYLGKQTWHAPDSEEVLVVYYWESLDAIESFGADTDHKRAKQRWTEWYDAYEVTVTEVVETYGSGFSDDASPLV from the coding sequence ATGTATTTGGTAACGTTCCGCCTCGCTCCGGGTGAGTACGATGCGGAGTTTCATGAGTTGAATGACGCGATACAAGCGGCTGCCGAGGATACGGAGGGATATCTGGGCAAGCAGACGTGGCATGCACCGGATAGTGAGGAGGTTCTTGTCGTTTACTACTGGGAGTCGTTGGACGCAATCGAGTCGTTTGGAGCGGATACGGACCACAAACGCGCGAAACAGCGGTGGACGGAGTGGTACGATGCCTATGAGGTCACCGTTACAGAAGTCGTTGAGACATATGGAAGTGGGTTCAGTGACGATGCGAGCCCACTCGTGTAG
- a CDS encoding HalOD1 output domain-containing protein, whose protein sequence is MDDNSEKPMSTESPKKKQRRVSKNGETAGEDWTFETQAHYDPDEQRDLTTVIIGTIAEVEGVEILDIKVPPLYEVVDTESVEDTLFGRPEATRNGTQLKTEFRYRNHKVEIDAEGWVTVFSPVEKPLTDEE, encoded by the coding sequence ATGGACGATAATTCAGAGAAACCAATGTCAACAGAGAGTCCCAAGAAAAAACAGAGGAGAGTCAGCAAGAATGGCGAAACGGCGGGCGAAGACTGGACCTTTGAGACACAAGCCCACTACGACCCGGACGAGCAACGCGACCTGACCACTGTCATCATCGGTACAATCGCGGAGGTCGAGGGGGTCGAGATTCTGGATATCAAAGTGCCACCGCTTTACGAGGTGGTTGACACAGAAAGCGTCGAAGATACCCTGTTTGGCCGTCCTGAGGCTACCCGTAACGGCACTCAATTAAAAACCGAGTTCCGCTACAGGAATCACAAGGTAGAGATAGATGCTGAAGGCTGGGTGACCGTCTTCAGTCCTGTCGAGAAACCACTGACAGACGAGGAGTAA
- a CDS encoding helix-turn-helix transcriptional regulator, protein MTVGIDNIQFLATSAHRVGVLETLRDGPTDRRELCEATGASSPTVGRVLADFQERKWLVRDGSTYGLTPLGEYVADRFLALQDAMEIEEKLRHVWQWLPVEMPGFSVDLFADAVVSYPGPGYPYEPVERLGQLIASTSSLRGFDNIVYKSSNLETACGAVLKGMTFEYVFTPEALKGMVAWNPDRIMEVTACENATVLIHHYLPDGDRCGLGIVDDRAGICCHDAETGALVAVIDTDAPEARDWAISVFEQVRAEATPVDPAAFAEHAQS, encoded by the coding sequence ATGACTGTGGGAATCGACAACATCCAGTTTCTGGCTACGTCAGCCCACCGCGTCGGCGTCCTCGAAACGTTACGCGACGGCCCGACCGACCGACGAGAGCTGTGTGAGGCTACCGGCGCCTCCTCGCCGACCGTCGGACGGGTGCTCGCCGACTTCCAAGAGCGCAAGTGGCTCGTCAGGGACGGCTCCACATACGGGCTGACCCCCCTCGGCGAGTACGTCGCCGACCGGTTCCTGGCTCTCCAAGACGCGATGGAGATTGAGGAGAAGCTCCGCCACGTCTGGCAGTGGCTGCCGGTCGAGATGCCGGGCTTCTCCGTCGACCTCTTCGCCGACGCGGTAGTCTCCTACCCCGGGCCAGGTTACCCCTACGAGCCCGTAGAGCGTCTCGGCCAGCTCATTGCGTCTACTTCGTCGTTGCGCGGGTTCGACAACATCGTTTATAAGTCAAGCAACCTTGAGACGGCCTGCGGCGCGGTCCTCAAGGGGATGACGTTCGAGTACGTGTTCACGCCCGAGGCCCTGAAGGGGATGGTCGCCTGGAACCCAGACCGGATTATGGAGGTCACCGCCTGCGAGAACGCGACCGTCCTCATCCACCACTACCTCCCCGATGGCGACCGCTGCGGCCTCGGCATCGTGGATGACCGAGCCGGTATCTGCTGCCATGACGCCGAGACTGGTGCGCTCGTAGCGGTTATCGATACCGACGCCCCGGAGGCCCGTGACTGGGCCATCTCGGTCTTCGAGCAAGTTCGCGCGGAGGCAACCCCGGTAGACCCCGCCGCCTTCGCGGAACACGCGCAGTCGTAG